A portion of the Candidatus Pristimantibacillus lignocellulolyticus genome contains these proteins:
- a CDS encoding response regulator transcription factor yields MSTTILIVDDDKEIAELIEVYLRNEGYTILKAHDGEEAQQKMENLSVNLLILDIMMPKMDGMELCRRVRKTSDIPILMLSAKAEDMDKILGLMTGADDYMIKPFNPLELTARVKALMRRANYQQAVETKGNSIYVQSLEINKESHTVLVDGTIVKLTSLEFDILYLLASHRGRVFSSEEIFERVWNEFGGGSNKTVMVHISNLRDKIEAVAPGETFIQTVWGVGYKIEN; encoded by the coding sequence ATGAGTACAACGATATTAATTGTCGACGATGATAAAGAAATCGCAGAACTGATCGAAGTCTATTTGCGCAATGAAGGTTATACCATTCTCAAAGCACATGATGGCGAAGAGGCCCAACAGAAGATGGAGAATCTGTCGGTAAACTTACTCATTCTTGACATTATGATGCCTAAGATGGACGGGATGGAATTGTGCAGACGGGTGCGCAAGACAAGTGACATTCCGATTCTGATGCTGAGTGCGAAAGCAGAAGATATGGACAAGATTCTTGGCTTAATGACGGGTGCAGATGATTACATGATTAAGCCATTCAATCCCTTGGAATTAACGGCACGAGTAAAGGCACTGATGCGTAGAGCGAATTATCAGCAAGCTGTAGAGACCAAAGGAAACTCGATCTATGTTCAATCGCTAGAAATTAATAAAGAGAGCCATACCGTACTAGTTGACGGTACCATAGTGAAGCTAACGTCACTTGAATTCGATATTTTGTACTTGCTCGCAAGTCATCGCGGACGAGTATTTAGTTCAGAAGAAATTTTTGAGCGTGTGTGGAATGAATTCGGGGGAGGATCGAACAAAACGGTGATGGTGCATATTAGTAATCTACGCGACAAGATAGAAGCTGTGGCACCGGGAGAGACCTTCATTCAGACCGTATGGGGGGTTGGCTATAAAATTGAAAATTAA
- a CDS encoding acyltransferase family protein has product MIEKRDRAIDIAKLVMAVLVICIHTDPLESYSVTGNFILTRVIARVAVPFFFMAAGYYFWGKTRSTAQVFKYLKKIAFLYLVWSAIYTLVNGYTWMKAGFTAEWLLQYGKQFVFVGSYYHLWFLPALMIAISIVYYLQKWMPLTAVVGISLVLYVFGLLADSYYGLATQVPILQQSIDSYLTLFEYSRNGLFFGFPYVALGAFLSQSTLRMKLSQSFCKFGLVLSVCCLIVEAAILRNWEWPRHDSMYLFLVPVVVIVFLLIMKTDMQERPFYKYTSDVSMLLYLIHPAVILAVRAISHLIPVLKTDSLIYFAATLTLSFTLSHLWLRRKRNVATTSLGRN; this is encoded by the coding sequence ATGATAGAGAAGCGGGATCGTGCAATCGATATTGCAAAGCTCGTCATGGCGGTGTTGGTGATCTGCATCCATACAGACCCGTTAGAATCTTATTCCGTCACAGGTAACTTCATTCTGACGAGGGTGATCGCTCGGGTAGCGGTCCCCTTTTTCTTTATGGCTGCTGGGTATTATTTTTGGGGAAAGACAAGATCTACAGCACAAGTATTTAAATATCTGAAGAAGATAGCGTTCCTATATTTGGTATGGAGTGCGATATATACATTAGTGAATGGATATACATGGATGAAGGCAGGATTTACGGCGGAATGGCTGCTGCAATACGGAAAGCAATTCGTCTTTGTCGGGAGTTATTATCATTTATGGTTTCTTCCAGCACTAATGATTGCTATCTCCATCGTCTATTACTTGCAGAAATGGATGCCGCTAACAGCGGTTGTAGGGATATCTCTCGTACTGTATGTGTTCGGGCTTTTGGCAGATTCCTATTATGGACTAGCAACGCAGGTTCCTATATTACAACAAAGTATTGATAGCTATCTCACTCTGTTCGAATACAGTCGAAATGGACTGTTTTTCGGTTTTCCGTATGTCGCTTTAGGTGCATTTTTATCCCAGTCAACACTGCGGATGAAGCTGTCGCAGTCCTTCTGTAAATTTGGTCTGGTCCTATCCGTTTGTTGCTTGATCGTCGAGGCGGCGATACTGCGAAATTGGGAATGGCCAAGACATGACAGCATGTACTTGTTTCTCGTTCCGGTGGTTGTGATAGTATTTTTGCTGATTATGAAGACAGACATGCAAGAAAGACCGTTTTATAAATATACTTCGGATGTAAGCATGCTATTATATCTTATTCATCCCGCCGTGATCCTCGCGGTCAGAGCGATTTCACATCTGATTCCAGTTTTGAAGACAGATAGCTTGATTTATTTTGCAGCGACTCTAACCCTATCATTCACATTATCACATCTTTGGTTAAGGAGGAAACGCAATGTTGCTACGACGAGCTTGGGCCGAAATTAA
- a CDS encoding HD-GYP domain-containing protein: MRIHVTDIVDGDVLKDDVFNNYGLHILSKKTVLYSAEISKLMQHQIDYIDILDKSGIITNSLEDFDQLERTLESTVTPKWVPQVKPIYDAVVTNIQELFHIARTENSIDTEAAAATFNPLLQNLHLERDVVSLLLLLNNQDSYTYQHSVQVGMLTYYLANWMGLSKEEATTAGNAGFLHDIGKCKLDESVLNKPGKLTPEEFEEIKRHTVYGYEIIINSHADKELAIGALQHHERINGTGYPHGVKGQEISQIGRIIAVADIYSAMISSRVYQKERDLLFVLKELYRLSFSELDPVITQTFIQHMIPNFIGKRINLNDGRSGTIIMTHPTEFFSPLIKVGHEFIDLTSERTLEITHVYF; encoded by the coding sequence ATGAGAATTCATGTAACAGACATTGTAGACGGCGATGTTCTGAAAGACGATGTGTTTAACAACTATGGACTTCACATACTATCAAAAAAAACGGTCCTTTATTCTGCTGAAATAAGTAAACTAATGCAGCATCAAATTGATTATATAGACATATTAGATAAGAGCGGTATTATTACAAATAGTCTTGAAGACTTTGATCAACTAGAAAGAACGCTTGAATCTACTGTTACACCTAAGTGGGTCCCTCAAGTAAAACCTATCTATGATGCGGTAGTTACTAATATTCAAGAATTATTCCATATCGCTAGAACAGAGAATTCGATTGATACAGAGGCTGCTGCAGCTACTTTTAATCCACTACTTCAAAATTTACATTTAGAACGTGATGTCGTTTCATTATTACTACTACTTAATAATCAAGACAGCTATACATACCAACATTCCGTTCAAGTTGGAATGCTTACCTATTATTTAGCTAATTGGATGGGATTGTCCAAAGAAGAGGCTACAACAGCAGGAAATGCAGGGTTCTTACATGATATCGGAAAATGTAAACTTGATGAATCCGTACTTAATAAGCCTGGAAAATTGACTCCCGAGGAATTTGAGGAGATCAAACGTCACACAGTATACGGTTATGAAATTATTATTAACTCACACGCTGATAAGGAATTAGCTATCGGTGCCTTACAACATCATGAGCGAATTAATGGGACTGGTTATCCTCATGGTGTTAAAGGTCAAGAAATCTCACAAATTGGGCGAATTATCGCTGTGGCAGATATTTATAGCGCAATGATTTCCTCACGTGTTTATCAAAAAGAACGAGATCTATTATTCGTACTGAAAGAGTTATATCGTCTTAGCTTCTCGGAGTTAGATCCTGTCATCACTCAAACTTTTATTCAACATATGATTCCTAACTTTATTGGAAAAAGAATTAATTTGAATGATGGTCGTTCAGGAACAATTATAATGACTCATCCAACTGAGTTTTTCAGTCCACTTATTAAAGTAGGTCATGAATTTATTGACTTAACATCGGAACGAACGTTAGAAATTACTCATGTTTACTTCTAA
- a CDS encoding molybdenum cofactor biosynthesis protein MoaE: protein MTYQWKFKLFAGLTERFGSAVLEVSLEQPSYTTLQLKQQLCEAFPQQAASLANCYIAANMQYCIDEQIINLEQELALLPPVSGGERGDHPEPQVKANLSKFVITNEAINTESVMNKVITPAYGATLLFVGTTREFTGDMRTISLDYECYEPMAIATMQQIGQEIAERWHGADCAITHRIGSVGLAEISVVIAVATAHRDDCYEASRYAIERLKQIVPIWKKEIWEDGSEWKGHQQGPWKPTASLHQ, encoded by the coding sequence ATGACATATCAATGGAAATTCAAGCTTTTTGCAGGTTTAACTGAACGCTTCGGAAGCGCTGTTCTCGAGGTCTCTCTCGAGCAACCTTCTTATACAACATTACAATTGAAACAACAACTTTGTGAAGCTTTCCCACAGCAAGCTGCTTCACTTGCAAACTGTTATATAGCTGCTAATATGCAGTATTGCATCGATGAACAAATTATTAATCTGGAGCAAGAACTAGCTCTCCTTCCTCCTGTGTCTGGCGGAGAGCGGGGAGATCATCCAGAGCCACAAGTCAAAGCTAACCTTTCAAAATTTGTAATTACAAATGAAGCAATTAATACCGAGTCAGTGATGAATAAGGTCATTACTCCAGCTTACGGAGCAACTCTACTCTTCGTTGGGACAACCCGAGAATTTACCGGAGACATGAGAACGATAAGTTTAGATTACGAATGTTACGAGCCAATGGCGATCGCTACGATGCAACAAATTGGTCAAGAAATTGCTGAACGTTGGCATGGGGCAGATTGCGCGATTACTCATCGTATTGGTTCTGTTGGGTTAGCTGAGATTAGTGTTGTAATCGCAGTCGCAACTGCACATCGTGATGATTGTTATGAAGCAAGTCGGTATGCTATCGAAAGATTAAAGCAAATCGTACCGATATGGAAGAAAGAGATATGGGAAGATGGCTCCGAATGGAAGGGGCATCAGCAAGGACCATGGAAACCTACAGCAAGTCTACATCAATAA
- a CDS encoding ThiF family adenylyltransferase, protein MTDQVIIDNLSRYSKQLKISHIGATGQTELHKARCAIVGLGALGSVIAEQLARAGIGYLRLIDRDFVEFSNLQRQIMYTEEDAIQFSPKATAAARHLQAINSNIEIVPVIADLSAINIGEYLDQIDIIIDGSDNFSVRYLINEYSIAHEIPWVYGAVVGTSGSTATFIPKKTPCYRCLFPEKPALGTVETCDTAGVLSPIVHMIASIQVTEVIKFCSHNSSFLHQSLLQLDCWTNDQLKLNIAHARKTDCPVCVQQHFENLLHDEPNVFSSTLCGRNAVQVTLPASTNITLDQLEVYYNTHYKLKRNTYLLKLFYDEKHTIIFFPDGRAIVQGTDDIARAEAIIAHIVQI, encoded by the coding sequence TTGACTGACCAGGTAATAATAGATAACTTATCACGTTATTCTAAGCAATTAAAAATTTCACATATAGGCGCAACTGGCCAAACAGAATTACACAAAGCAAGATGTGCAATCGTTGGTTTAGGTGCGCTAGGTTCCGTTATCGCCGAGCAGCTAGCACGAGCTGGAATCGGCTATTTGCGTTTAATTGATCGTGATTTTGTAGAATTTAGTAATTTACAACGACAAATTATGTATACAGAGGAGGATGCAATACAGTTTTCCCCTAAGGCTACAGCTGCAGCTCGGCATTTACAAGCTATCAACTCAAACATAGAAATTGTGCCGGTTATCGCTGATCTTTCTGCTATTAACATTGGAGAGTATCTTGATCAGATCGACATCATTATTGATGGTAGCGATAATTTTTCTGTCCGTTATCTTATTAATGAATATTCAATTGCGCATGAAATCCCGTGGGTATACGGAGCAGTGGTTGGTACGAGTGGTTCTACTGCTACATTTATACCTAAGAAGACACCTTGTTATCGATGCTTATTTCCAGAAAAACCTGCATTAGGTACAGTCGAGACTTGTGATACTGCCGGAGTACTAAGTCCAATCGTACATATGATAGCCTCAATTCAGGTGACAGAAGTTATCAAATTCTGTAGTCATAATAGTTCCTTCCTCCATCAATCACTACTACAGTTAGATTGCTGGACTAATGATCAATTAAAATTAAATATCGCACATGCTCGAAAAACTGATTGCCCAGTTTGTGTTCAGCAACACTTTGAAAATCTACTGCATGATGAGCCTAATGTGTTCAGCTCCACATTATGTGGTAGAAATGCTGTTCAAGTAACTCTTCCCGCTTCAACGAATATTACATTAGATCAACTAGAAGTTTATTATAATACCCATTACAAACTAAAGCGAAATACTTACTTACTTAAATTATTTTACGATGAGAAACATACGATTATATTCTTTCCTGATGGCCGTGCAATCGTACAAGGAACAGATGATATTGCAAGAGCAGAAGCAATAATCGCCCATATTGTTCAAATATAG
- a CDS encoding amino acid permease — protein sequence MRSVWFRKKPVGELLNNHNGVKLSKTLGPFDLIMLGVGAIIGTGIFILPGTVAASHSGPAIIYSFILAAIVCAFAGMCYSEFASAIPVAGSAYTYGYVVFGELIAWLVGWALLLEYGLAVASVATGWSSYLNSLLAGFNLAIPHAISGPWNPSNGTYINIPAIAIVLVIALLLTIGIRESTKINTIMVFVKVGVILLFIGVGIFYVEPVNWQPFMPFGVSGVLTGTSLVIFAYLGFDAVSSAAEEVINPRRNMPIGIIGSLVICSLLYVTVSLVLTGIVPYTNLNVTDPVSFALQVIHQDWVAGIISLGAVIGMMTVILVMLYGGTRVLYALGRDGLLPKSMYELNKKYKTPIKNTWIFSILVALCAGFIPLSELAELVSTGTLVAFIIVSIGVIYLRRDKNIPSGGFKVPLFPFVPIASFLLSIFLIFQLSVHTWIACGIWFIIGLLVYMFYGSKHSLMNKK from the coding sequence ATGAGAAGTGTATGGTTCAGGAAAAAACCTGTTGGAGAATTATTAAACAACCACAATGGTGTTAAGCTATCAAAAACATTAGGACCATTTGATCTCATTATGCTTGGGGTTGGAGCCATTATTGGAACAGGTATATTCATTCTTCCTGGCACAGTAGCTGCCAGTCACTCTGGACCAGCAATTATCTATTCGTTTATTTTGGCTGCAATTGTCTGTGCATTCGCTGGAATGTGTTACTCAGAATTTGCATCAGCTATCCCTGTTGCTGGTAGTGCTTATACTTACGGATATGTTGTTTTTGGAGAATTAATTGCATGGTTAGTTGGATGGGCATTGCTATTAGAATATGGTCTAGCTGTGGCATCAGTCGCGACGGGTTGGTCATCTTATCTAAATTCATTACTAGCTGGGTTTAATCTCGCAATACCACATGCGATATCTGGCCCTTGGAATCCTTCCAATGGAACGTATATTAATATACCAGCGATCGCTATCGTGTTAGTTATTGCTCTGTTATTAACGATTGGTATTCGAGAGTCTACAAAAATTAATACGATAATGGTTTTTGTCAAAGTAGGAGTTATTCTCTTATTTATTGGCGTTGGTATCTTCTATGTGGAACCTGTAAATTGGCAACCATTTATGCCTTTCGGGGTAAGTGGTGTATTAACTGGTACATCACTTGTTATCTTTGCATATCTCGGATTTGACGCAGTCTCATCCGCTGCTGAGGAAGTGATAAATCCACGACGCAATATGCCGATTGGTATTATTGGGTCGTTAGTAATTTGCTCTTTACTTTATGTAACGGTTTCGCTTGTATTAACCGGTATTGTTCCATATACAAATCTTAATGTAACTGATCCTGTCAGCTTTGCGCTGCAAGTTATTCACCAAGATTGGGTCGCAGGTATTATTTCATTAGGTGCTGTTATTGGTATGATGACCGTCATTCTTGTTATGTTGTATGGTGGTACTAGAGTTCTATATGCTTTAGGACGAGATGGATTGCTGCCCAAAAGTATGTACGAGCTTAACAAAAAATATAAAACACCGATAAAAAACACTTGGATTTTCTCAATCCTTGTAGCTTTATGTGCTGGTTTCATTCCGTTATCTGAACTAGCTGAATTAGTAAGCACTGGAACGTTAGTCGCCTTTATTATTGTATCTATAGGCGTTATTTACTTAAGAAGAGATAAGAACATCCCTTCAGGTGGATTCAAAGTACCGCTCTTTCCATTTGTTCCGATCGCATCTTTCTTACTAAGTATATTTTTAATCTTCCAACTATCCGTTCATACATGGATTGCATGCGGTATTTGGTTTATCATCGGATTGCTAGTCTATATGTTCTACGGTAGTAAACATAGCCTAATGAATAAAAAATAA
- the moaA gene encoding GTP 3',8-cyclase MoaA, translated as MQLLEDRYGRLHDYLRISVTDRCNLRCLYCMPEEGVQFAASETLLSYDDIVEIVKVGASLGIKKLRITGGEPLLRPNLHELIGRLSAIPQIEDIALTTNGIYLESQAEKLRKAGLNRVNISLDTLDPTRFRFIARNGDLKKVLAAIEVAAKVGFSPIKLNCVLLKGINEDEIADFLKLAYEQPLHVRFIEYMPIGHADEGWKQHYLPLSTVLDIAHKEGYNINVKNEIQGNGPSENWEFSGGIGSFGLIHPISDHFCKNCNRLRLTSDGLIKPCLYWMDELDMKSALGNSDEMRNIYYKAMQIKPQNHEMAEKLLDITQTHVPTERRMSQIGG; from the coding sequence ATGCAATTACTTGAGGACCGATACGGAAGATTACACGATTATTTGCGCATTTCAGTTACAGATCGTTGTAATTTACGTTGCTTGTACTGTATGCCTGAAGAAGGTGTGCAGTTTGCTGCTTCTGAAACTTTACTTTCTTATGATGATATCGTTGAAATTGTTAAAGTTGGAGCATCCTTAGGCATAAAAAAATTAAGAATAACTGGTGGAGAACCATTACTTCGACCTAATTTACACGAATTAATTGGTCGACTTTCAGCCATTCCTCAGATCGAGGATATTGCATTAACGACTAATGGCATATACCTTGAATCTCAGGCTGAAAAATTACGAAAAGCTGGTTTGAATCGGGTTAATATAAGTTTGGATACACTTGATCCAACACGATTTCGATTTATTGCAAGAAATGGTGACTTGAAAAAAGTGTTAGCAGCAATTGAAGTAGCAGCGAAGGTTGGATTCTCACCTATAAAATTGAATTGTGTCCTACTTAAAGGTATTAATGAGGATGAAATTGCTGATTTTCTCAAATTAGCTTATGAACAACCATTGCATGTTCGTTTTATTGAATATATGCCTATTGGGCATGCTGATGAAGGTTGGAAACAGCATTATTTGCCGCTTTCCACCGTATTAGATATAGCTCATAAAGAAGGCTATAACATAAATGTAAAGAATGAGATTCAAGGTAATGGACCGTCTGAAAACTGGGAGTTTTCAGGAGGAATAGGCTCATTCGGTCTTATTCATCCTATTAGTGATCATTTTTGCAAAAACTGTAATAGACTGCGATTAACTTCAGATGGTCTGATCAAGCCTTGTCTATATTGGATGGATGAGCTAGACATGAAATCTGCATTAGGTAACAGTGATGAGATGCGCAATATTTATTATAAAGCGATGCAAATTAAGCCGCAAAATCATGAGATGGCGGAGAAGTTACTGGATATTACTCAAACTCATGTACCGACGGAGCGCAGAATGTCTCAAATCGGCGGCTAA
- the alr gene encoding alanine racemase, whose translation MLLRRAWAEINLDHVAFNIEQIRSILPPYTQIMAVIKSNAYGHGDRRIAQLLVELGVTRFAVSNLDEAIALRHYGIIGDILILGATPPEGFGQLAAYKITQTVFSPEYAEMLNQYGLDYQLRFQVHIKIDTGMHRIGFSYDDLDAMKKIFAYQGMIIKGVFTHFSVADQLNLADRRYTQMQVDRFDTCLFQLRDFPFGMTHAQNSAGIVNYRDYTYDLVRPGVLMFGVPSGEIQRDLELKPAMELKSKVAMVKQVSIGAEIGYGRDFTAERDMRIATIPIGYGDGYPRSVSGKGARVLINGQYAQLVGKVCMDQLMVDVTDIDDVQVGDTVILVGEDQGKSISLASLSELAGTITNELLCRISARVPREYVQQVKQTQETQELVKFEHFLRNS comes from the coding sequence ATGTTGCTACGACGAGCTTGGGCCGAAATTAATCTGGATCATGTTGCGTTTAATATTGAACAAATTCGATCGATCCTACCTCCATATACGCAGATTATGGCTGTAATTAAGTCGAATGCTTATGGTCATGGAGATCGTAGAATAGCTCAATTGTTAGTGGAATTAGGCGTTACAAGATTCGCGGTATCCAATTTGGATGAAGCGATCGCGTTAAGGCATTATGGTATTATAGGGGACATCCTCATTCTAGGTGCAACTCCTCCAGAAGGGTTTGGACAGCTCGCAGCATATAAGATTACACAGACTGTTTTTTCACCTGAATACGCAGAGATGCTTAATCAATATGGGCTTGATTATCAATTACGTTTTCAGGTGCACATTAAAATAGATACGGGGATGCATCGAATTGGATTTTCTTATGACGATCTGGATGCGATGAAGAAAATATTTGCGTATCAAGGCATGATCATCAAAGGGGTATTCACACATTTTTCGGTCGCAGATCAATTGAATCTTGCAGATCGACGTTACACGCAGATGCAAGTGGATCGTTTTGATACCTGCTTGTTTCAACTTCGAGATTTTCCATTTGGCATGACACATGCTCAGAATAGTGCAGGGATCGTGAATTATCGTGATTATACTTACGACTTGGTTCGTCCAGGTGTTCTAATGTTCGGGGTTCCTTCGGGGGAAATCCAGCGTGATTTGGAGTTGAAGCCGGCGATGGAGTTGAAGTCAAAGGTAGCTATGGTGAAACAAGTCTCTATAGGGGCTGAAATCGGGTATGGACGGGATTTTACCGCAGAGCGTGATATGCGGATTGCTACCATTCCAATAGGATACGGGGATGGTTATCCGCGAAGTGTATCTGGTAAAGGAGCTCGTGTTTTGATCAATGGGCAATACGCCCAATTAGTCGGCAAGGTATGTATGGACCAGCTCATGGTGGATGTCACTGACATTGATGATGTACAAGTTGGTGATACTGTAATCCTCGTGGGGGAGGATCAGGGAAAGAGCATTTCTCTTGCATCGTTATCAGAACTAGCCGGTACGATTACGAATGAATTGTTATGTAGAATATCAGCACGTGTTCCTCGCGAATATGTTCAACAGGTGAAGCAAACACAAGAAACACAGGAGCTAGTTAAGTTTGAACATTTCCTTAGAAATTCTTAA
- a CDS encoding ATP-binding protein — MKINLISVLRHISAFRIIVYIVLSMIFAVVMVNVLVYSYDEFAITIFIVDSVLQLIPRSLIYPIFLLVMIGLCLALFYRHEKKRYVVIRIRRMIEEVRHIATGNFHQQVEVVDNYELGTLAKNINNIVVQAQKSMEEERMAEKIKNDLVTNVSHDLRTPLTSIIGYLNLINEDKYRDEVELRYYTQILHDKVKRLHELINDLFEFTRMQNKGMTLHKEPINLAEMLDQLEVQFRLQLQQAGMECRQHHNGSHPIVLADGRKLVRVFENIIANAITYGKEGKYIDINLQVTEQAVCVEITNYGEGIPTIDLPHIFERFYRVEKSRSDYSGGSGLGLAIAKSIMDLHEGNIHVRSELESTTFRVILQK, encoded by the coding sequence TTGAAAATTAATCTGATATCCGTCCTTCGTCATATCTCTGCCTTTAGAATTATTGTGTATATAGTATTATCGATGATTTTTGCAGTAGTTATGGTGAATGTTTTAGTTTATTCTTATGATGAGTTCGCTATCACTATTTTTATTGTGGATTCGGTACTTCAATTAATTCCGAGAAGTTTAATCTATCCCATTTTTTTATTAGTCATGATTGGTTTGTGTCTTGCACTCTTCTATCGCCATGAGAAAAAACGATATGTTGTCATTAGAATACGTCGTATGATCGAGGAAGTACGGCATATTGCCACAGGGAATTTCCATCAACAAGTTGAAGTGGTGGACAATTACGAGTTAGGTACACTCGCTAAAAATATTAACAATATCGTAGTTCAGGCACAGAAATCGATGGAAGAGGAACGCATGGCTGAGAAGATCAAAAATGATCTCGTAACTAATGTATCCCATGATTTACGAACACCATTGACCTCGATTATCGGTTATCTCAATCTTATCAATGAAGATAAATATCGGGATGAGGTGGAGTTAAGGTATTACACACAAATTCTGCATGATAAAGTAAAACGTCTGCACGAACTCATTAATGACCTGTTTGAATTTACTCGAATGCAAAATAAGGGGATGACGTTGCATAAAGAGCCGATTAACTTGGCGGAAATGCTCGATCAACTTGAGGTACAGTTCCGCCTGCAGCTCCAACAAGCGGGAATGGAATGTCGGCAACATCATAACGGGAGTCATCCCATTGTTCTGGCAGATGGACGGAAGCTGGTCCGTGTGTTCGAGAACATCATTGCAAATGCAATCACCTACGGCAAAGAAGGTAAATATATTGATATCAATCTCCAAGTTACCGAACAAGCGGTGTGCGTAGAAATCACCAATTACGGAGAAGGAATCCCTACGATTGATCTTCCTCATATTTTTGAACGGTTCTATAGAGTAGAGAAATCTAGATCTGATTATTCAGGTGGCTCAGGATTGGGGCTAGCGATTGCGAAAAGCATTATGGATCTTCATGAAGGTAATATTCATGTACGTAGTGAGCTGGAAAGCACGACATTTCGCGTGATCCTCCAAAAATAG
- a CDS encoding D-alanyl-D-alanine carboxypeptidase, with protein sequence MMNSKFVTRLSVVSAIFSILLLKHMEKPFIHAQAALLIDAYTGEVLYEKNADVSLAAASMSKMMTEYLVLEQLHQGLLNWEDEVQVSLKAEKTAGVRIQMRAGDRVTVQDLYAAMLIPSANNAAVALAEHIAGSEAHFTDRMNEKGRELGLLHSNFINATGLTEGDRATQMTAKDLAKLAQALLRDFPGVLEMTSQPTYTLEFSGEQIESTNHMLLKPDLAMEGLDGLKTGYTKKAGYCFTGTASREGRRLISVVMGTSKSDARFIETQKLFTLGFDSDYIPSLGAIIVKAKS encoded by the coding sequence ATGATGAATTCGAAATTCGTGACAAGATTATCTGTTGTTTCAGCCATTTTCAGTATACTATTATTAAAACATATGGAAAAACCTTTCATTCATGCCCAGGCAGCTTTGTTAATAGATGCCTATACAGGCGAAGTCTTGTATGAGAAAAATGCGGATGTATCACTCGCAGCTGCTAGCATGTCGAAGATGATGACCGAGTACTTGGTGTTAGAACAACTACATCAAGGTTTGTTGAACTGGGAGGATGAAGTCCAAGTTTCTCTTAAAGCAGAAAAAACAGCAGGGGTACGTATTCAGATGCGTGCTGGGGATCGAGTAACAGTGCAAGATTTATATGCAGCCATGTTAATTCCTTCAGCGAATAATGCCGCAGTGGCTCTAGCTGAACATATAGCAGGGTCGGAAGCACACTTTACCGACAGAATGAATGAAAAAGGTAGAGAGCTTGGATTACTACATTCTAATTTTATTAATGCAACGGGTTTAACTGAAGGAGATCGGGCTACTCAAATGACGGCTAAGGACCTTGCTAAGTTGGCACAAGCGTTGCTGCGAGATTTTCCTGGTGTGCTTGAAATGACGAGTCAACCTACGTATACATTGGAGTTCAGCGGTGAACAGATTGAGAGTACGAATCACATGTTATTGAAACCAGATTTAGCGATGGAAGGGTTAGACGGATTAAAGACGGGATATACGAAAAAAGCAGGGTACTGCTTCACAGGCACAGCATCCAGAGAGGGTCGCCGTCTAATATCTGTCGTAATGGGAACGAGCAAGTCAGATGCGCGATTTATCGAAACACAGAAGTTATTCACCTTGGGATTTGACTCTGATTACATTCCATCTCTCGGTGCTATAATAGTAAAAGCAAAGAGTTAA